A genomic stretch from Caulobacter sp. FWC2 includes:
- a CDS encoding copper resistance protein B, whose amino-acid sequence MKTAALIGLLPLMLGAPALAQTMDHSMMPGMQMPAPTAKPVAKKPPAQKPVVKKKAAPRKAAAPRTTAKPAAGRAMGAMAMPSPASGQVADPHAGHDMSTMAMPAAPTGQDMGAMPMPATSADPHAGHDMAAMPMPGMNTDQAMSSMADMGDIPNTPPPPAPTDHAADNVFDPTGMAKARALLRKEHGGGITSLVMANFAEWAPRSGKDSYRWEGEAWFGGDINRLTLKSEGEGLSGDGLNRAELQALYSRSVGPYFNLQAGVRHDFEPRPSRTYATIGFEGLAPYWFEVSGAAFLSNKGDLSARLEGYYDQRLTQRLIIQPRAELNLAASNDRATGVGSGLSDVELGLRLRYEIRREFAPYVGVTYDRKFGKTADYARTGGEDVEDARVVLGLRAWF is encoded by the coding sequence ATGAAGACCGCAGCTTTGATCGGCCTCCTGCCGCTGATGTTGGGCGCGCCGGCGCTGGCTCAGACCATGGACCATTCGATGATGCCGGGCATGCAGATGCCCGCGCCCACGGCCAAGCCGGTTGCCAAAAAACCGCCTGCCCAGAAGCCGGTTGTCAAGAAGAAGGCGGCCCCTCGGAAGGCCGCTGCGCCACGGACGACGGCCAAGCCCGCCGCCGGGCGCGCCATGGGCGCGATGGCCATGCCATCGCCCGCCAGCGGCCAGGTCGCCGATCCCCACGCGGGCCACGACATGAGCACGATGGCCATGCCCGCCGCCCCGACGGGCCAGGACATGGGGGCCATGCCGATGCCTGCCACGTCCGCCGATCCGCACGCCGGCCACGACATGGCCGCGATGCCCATGCCAGGGATGAACACGGACCAGGCCATGAGTTCGATGGCTGACATGGGCGATATTCCCAATACGCCGCCGCCGCCCGCGCCCACCGACCATGCAGCCGACAATGTCTTTGACCCGACGGGCATGGCCAAGGCGCGCGCGCTGCTGCGTAAGGAGCACGGCGGTGGCATCACCTCGCTGGTGATGGCCAATTTCGCCGAATGGGCGCCACGGTCGGGCAAGGACAGTTATCGCTGGGAGGGCGAAGCCTGGTTTGGCGGCGACATCAACCGCCTGACGCTCAAATCGGAAGGCGAAGGCCTCAGTGGCGATGGGCTGAACCGCGCCGAACTTCAAGCGCTCTATTCGCGCAGCGTCGGGCCGTACTTCAATCTCCAGGCCGGTGTGCGCCATGACTTCGAGCCCAGGCCTTCACGGACCTATGCGACTATCGGCTTCGAGGGCCTCGCGCCCTATTGGTTCGAGGTCAGCGGCGCGGCGTTCCTGTCCAACAAAGGCGACCTGTCGGCGCGTTTGGAGGGCTACTACGATCAGCGCCTGACTCAGCGCCTGATCATTCAGCCGCGCGCCGAACTCAATCTCGCCGCCTCGAACGACCGGGCGACCGGCGTCGGCTCCGGTTTGTCGGATGTCGAGCTTGGCCTGCGCCTGCGTTACGAGATCCGCCGCGAGTTCGCGCCCTATGTCGGCGTCACCTACGACCGCAAGTTCGGCAAGACCGCCGACTACGCCCGAACCGGCGGCGAGGATGTCGAAGACGCCCGCGTCGTACTGGGCCTTCGCGCCTGGTTCTAG
- a CDS encoding nuclear transport factor 2 family protein, translating to MTRSISLLAAVVLVAASAAQAHEPAKTAAPSGQVSPSARAARQAVEGFHAALAAGETQRALDYLAPDVLIVEEGGAERSRAEYASHHLAADAAFTHAVPSTPLASTGEAIGDLAYIVTESRMTGTYNGKPVDRLSAESMMLRNGPAGWKIVHIHWSSRAAKPK from the coding sequence ATGACACGTTCGATATCGCTCTTAGCCGCGGTCGTGCTTGTGGCGGCGAGCGCCGCGCAGGCCCACGAACCGGCCAAGACAGCGGCCCCATCAGGCCAGGTGTCGCCGTCGGCCCGCGCCGCTCGACAGGCGGTGGAAGGGTTCCACGCGGCTCTGGCCGCGGGCGAGACGCAACGGGCCTTGGATTATCTGGCGCCTGATGTCCTCATCGTCGAGGAGGGCGGCGCGGAGCGTTCGCGGGCCGAATATGCCAGCCATCACTTGGCGGCCGACGCCGCCTTCACCCACGCGGTGCCCAGCACGCCGCTGGCCAGCACCGGTGAGGCGATCGGCGACTTGGCCTACATCGTCACCGAGAGCCGCATGACCGGGACCTACAACGGCAAGCCGGTGGACAGGCTGTCAGCCGAATCCATGATGCTGCGCAACGGACCCGCGGGATGGAAGATCGTCCACATCCATTGGTCGTCGCGCGCCGCCAAACCCAAATAG
- a CDS encoding cytochrome c, whose protein sequence is MTEKQRLDFKRHFPSLPFVTVAALLIGGIVGAGLYAGLYNIGADVPHTKPTYWMIQSLRDRSIAVRARNIKVPADLNDPKRIAVGAGLYTEMCSGCHLGPGLEKTEISQGLYPQAPELYRTLGHSPAQEFWMIKHGVKMTAMPAWGRTHSDELMWDMVAFVRQLPSMSPEQYQAAIKSAPEDHDAMMRDMPGMSNMPMPAGKP, encoded by the coding sequence ATGACCGAGAAGCAGCGTCTCGATTTCAAGCGGCACTTTCCGAGCCTGCCCTTCGTCACGGTCGCGGCCCTGTTGATTGGCGGGATCGTCGGCGCGGGTCTCTACGCCGGGCTCTACAATATCGGCGCCGATGTTCCGCACACAAAGCCGACCTATTGGATGATCCAAAGCCTCCGCGACCGCTCCATCGCCGTGCGCGCTCGCAACATCAAGGTCCCGGCCGACCTCAATGACCCCAAGCGCATCGCCGTCGGCGCGGGCCTCTACACCGAGATGTGCAGCGGCTGCCATCTAGGACCAGGGCTTGAGAAGACCGAGATCAGCCAGGGTCTCTACCCGCAAGCGCCCGAACTCTACCGCACCTTGGGTCATAGCCCGGCCCAGGAGTTCTGGATGATCAAGCATGGGGTGAAGATGACCGCCATGCCGGCCTGGGGCCGCACCCACAGCGACGAGTTGATGTGGGACATGGTCGCCTTCGTGCGACAATTGCCATCGATGTCGCCCGAACAATACCAGGCCGCCATCAAGAGCGCCCCGGAAGATCACGACGCGATGATGCGTGACATGCCGGGGATGTCGAACATGCCGATGCCCGCCGGCAAACCTTAG
- a CDS encoding DUF411 domain-containing protein: MTRFTPVSPIARRTVLLGAAAAATLLAGCAKAADPLAIQVYKTPVCACCGKWIDALASAGLKPRVSVLNDLTSVRATYGVPDALSSCHTARIGGYTIEGHVPPADILRLLRERPKALGLVLPGMPIGSPGMEIAGAPSEPYATLLLLDAKGSTRVFARHG, translated from the coding sequence ATGACACGTTTCACCCCGGTCTCGCCCATAGCCCGGCGCACCGTTCTGCTGGGCGCGGCTGCGGCGGCCACCCTGCTCGCCGGCTGCGCCAAAGCCGCCGACCCGCTCGCCATTCAGGTCTACAAGACGCCGGTCTGCGCCTGCTGCGGTAAGTGGATCGACGCCCTGGCGTCGGCCGGCCTCAAGCCGCGGGTATCGGTTCTCAACGATCTGACGAGCGTGCGGGCGACCTATGGAGTGCCCGACGCGCTGTCGTCCTGCCACACCGCGCGGATCGGCGGCTACACTATCGAAGGCCATGTTCCACCGGCCGATATCCTGCGGCTGCTGAGAGAACGGCCCAAGGCGCTGGGCCTGGTGCTGCCAGGCATGCCGATCGGTTCGCCCGGTATGGAAATCGCGGGAGCGCCCTCCGAACCCTATGCCACTCTTTTGCTGCTGGACGCCAAGGGCTCCACACGCGTTTTCGCGCGCCATGGCTGA
- the copC gene encoding copper homeostasis periplasmic binding protein CopC produces MTTKTPSTLLATIAAGAMLLGASQALAHAKLVTANPAPNATVAAPKALNLKFSEKLEPKFSGFEIANAAGAAVSIKTTVAADGMGLEGALAAPLAPGAYKVTWHAVTADAHRMNGAYTFTVR; encoded by the coding sequence ATGACCACCAAGACCCCCTCGACCCTGCTGGCGACGATCGCCGCCGGCGCCATGCTCCTGGGTGCGTCCCAGGCGCTCGCCCACGCCAAGCTGGTGACCGCCAATCCGGCGCCCAACGCCACGGTCGCCGCCCCCAAGGCGCTGAACCTGAAGTTCAGCGAAAAGTTGGAACCGAAATTTTCGGGCTTCGAGATCGCCAACGCCGCCGGCGCGGCTGTCTCGATCAAGACGACGGTCGCCGCCGACGGCATGGGTCTGGAGGGCGCGCTGGCCGCTCCGCTGGCGCCCGGCGCCTATAAGGTCACCTGGCACGCCGTCACCGCCGACGCGCACCGCATGAACGGCGCCTACACCTTCACGGTGCGCTAG
- the copD gene encoding copper homeostasis membrane protein CopD yields the protein MIELAVVLARLVQYIGAAVLFGSPLFCLYGLASGGVTMIWPRRLVLAGGVAVMIGSGLALLAQTAMMAGSAADAFDRETLAMVATGTQFGLSVIVRLIAGLAAVIVALGGRPSRALWSAASALGAIALGSFAWSGHGADGAGLSGAFKLVADIVHLLAAGVWLGALAALAALILGARTPSETSLRELHQALEGFSGVGSLVVATLVLTGLVNVWFLVGPSQIVLAASTAWGVALLAKLVVFGLMLSLAALNRFALTPRLERDMARARGTSALSALKRSVALESAAGLGVLALVAWLGTLAPPAAL from the coding sequence ATGATCGAACTGGCCGTCGTTCTCGCGCGCCTGGTCCAGTACATCGGCGCGGCGGTCCTATTCGGATCGCCGCTCTTTTGTCTCTATGGCTTGGCGAGTGGCGGGGTCACGATGATCTGGCCGAGACGCCTGGTCCTGGCTGGCGGCGTGGCCGTGATGATCGGATCGGGTCTCGCCCTGCTGGCCCAGACCGCGATGATGGCCGGAAGCGCGGCCGACGCCTTTGATCGCGAGACCCTGGCGATGGTCGCGACCGGCACGCAATTTGGCCTGTCGGTGATCGTCCGCTTGATCGCGGGTCTCGCCGCCGTGATTGTCGCCCTGGGCGGCCGCCCCTCGCGCGCCTTGTGGTCGGCCGCGTCCGCCCTGGGCGCCATTGCCCTGGGCAGCTTCGCCTGGAGCGGACATGGCGCCGACGGCGCGGGCCTGAGCGGCGCGTTCAAGCTGGTCGCCGACATCGTCCACCTGCTGGCGGCCGGTGTCTGGCTGGGCGCCCTGGCGGCCTTGGCGGCCCTGATCCTTGGCGCTCGCACCCCGAGCGAGACGTCGTTGCGCGAACTCCACCAGGCCCTTGAGGGGTTTTCCGGCGTCGGTTCGCTGGTCGTCGCGACCCTGGTGCTGACCGGCCTGGTCAATGTCTGGTTCCTCGTCGGGCCGAGCCAAATTGTCTTGGCGGCCTCGACCGCGTGGGGCGTGGCGCTGCTGGCCAAGCTGGTCGTCTTTGGCTTGATGCTCAGCCTGGCCGCGCTCAACCGTTTCGCGCTCACGCCTCGGCTGGAGCGGGATATGGCCCGCGCCAGGGGGACCTCAGCGCTTTCCGCGCTCAAACGCAGCGTGGCGCTGGAATCGGCCGCCGGGCTCGGGGTGCTCGCGCTCGTCGCCTGGCTGGGCACGTTGGCCCCGCCAGCGGCCCTCTAG
- a CDS encoding PAS domain-containing sensor histidine kinase has protein sequence MSVSDGNARAASKASALGALMMRQASGYAIVLLDPQGVILDMNNATEVVGYWPPEQVRGRSHELFYPPDGIAEGRPAADLSAAVKDGLLERDAWRVCHDGSEYLARLTINALWDESGVLRGFSCIARDITVDVAVRASIEAREQHLQSILATVPDAMIIIDERGTITSFSAAAERLFGYGESELLGRNISCLMPEPDRGRHDQYIAHYLETGERRVIGMGRVVVGQRRDGTTFPMELSVGQAGEDGSRIFTGFVRDLTAKERDELRLKELQAELVHVSRLSAMGTMASTLAHEINQPLTAVANYLETIRDLLIGDAEIDRSLLREAVGEAASETLRAGFIVRRLRDFVARGDVDKSIEDLPRLIEEAGNLALVGARERGVRSFFRFDLEATPALVDRVQIQQVLVNLMRNAVEAMAESEVRELTVSTLLRPDGAIEVSVEDTGPGISDEIAPRLFQAFVSSKAEGMGLGLSICRTIIEAHGGRILADALPGGGTAFRFTLIHGRADEEK, from the coding sequence ATGAGCGTTAGCGATGGGAATGCCCGCGCGGCCTCGAAGGCGAGCGCGCTTGGGGCCCTGATGATGCGCCAGGCGAGCGGCTACGCCATCGTGTTGCTGGATCCGCAAGGCGTCATCCTCGATATGAACAACGCGACCGAGGTCGTCGGATATTGGCCTCCCGAACAAGTGCGTGGGCGTTCCCACGAACTCTTCTACCCGCCCGACGGAATTGCCGAGGGACGGCCCGCGGCCGATCTGTCTGCCGCGGTGAAGGACGGCCTCCTGGAACGTGACGCTTGGCGCGTTTGTCACGACGGTTCCGAGTATCTTGCACGGCTGACGATAAACGCGCTGTGGGACGAGAGCGGCGTCCTGCGGGGCTTTAGCTGCATCGCGCGCGACATCACCGTGGATGTTGCCGTGCGGGCGTCGATCGAGGCCCGAGAGCAGCATCTGCAGTCCATACTCGCCACCGTTCCCGACGCCATGATCATCATCGACGAGCGAGGTACGATTACCTCGTTCAGCGCGGCGGCCGAGCGCCTGTTCGGCTACGGGGAAAGCGAGCTGCTCGGCAGGAACATCTCCTGTCTCATGCCGGAGCCTGACCGCGGCCGCCACGACCAGTATATCGCCCACTATCTCGAAACCGGCGAGCGCCGCGTCATCGGAATGGGTCGCGTGGTGGTGGGCCAGCGCCGTGACGGGACCACCTTTCCCATGGAGCTATCCGTCGGCCAGGCCGGCGAGGACGGCAGCCGGATCTTCACCGGCTTCGTTCGGGACCTGACCGCGAAGGAGCGTGACGAGCTCAGGCTCAAGGAACTGCAGGCGGAACTCGTTCACGTCTCGCGACTGAGCGCCATGGGCACTATGGCCTCCACCCTCGCCCACGAAATCAACCAGCCTTTGACGGCGGTGGCCAACTACCTTGAGACAATCCGCGATCTGCTGATCGGCGACGCCGAGATCGACCGCTCCCTATTGCGCGAGGCCGTTGGGGAAGCCGCGAGCGAGACGTTGCGCGCAGGATTTATCGTTCGCCGGCTTCGGGATTTCGTCGCGCGCGGCGACGTGGACAAGAGCATCGAGGACCTACCCCGGCTGATCGAGGAAGCCGGCAATCTGGCTCTGGTCGGTGCGCGAGAGCGCGGCGTCAGGAGCTTTTTCAGGTTCGATCTCGAGGCTACGCCGGCCCTCGTCGATCGCGTGCAGATCCAGCAAGTCCTCGTGAACCTCATGCGCAACGCCGTAGAGGCCATGGCGGAATCAGAGGTGCGAGAACTGACCGTGTCGACCTTGCTCCGGCCCGACGGCGCGATCGAGGTGTCGGTCGAGGATACGGGGCCCGGCATTTCCGACGAGATCGCGCCTCGACTGTTCCAGGCTTTCGTCAGCAGCAAGGCCGAAGGCATGGGTCTTGGCCTGTCGATCTGCCGAACGATCATCGAGGCGCATGGCGGACGCATCTTGGCCGACGCGTTGCCGGGCGGCGGCACGGCCTTCCGATTCACACTCATTCATGGGCGGGCGGATGAAGAGAAATGA
- a CDS encoding response regulator transcription factor, protein MRDKRIVHLVDDEEAIRKSAGFLLRSSGYLVHSYASGVEFLKVARNAEVGCVLLDVRMPDMDGLQVQTEMAARGVNMPVVVVTGHGDVSIAVQAMKAGAIDFLEKPFEKAAVLDAVARAFARLDNADIRATEEAEALVRVAALTPREQEILEGLAQGYPNKTIAYDLGVSSRTVEVHRASLMTKLGVHCLSDALRIAFAAGMGASSKR, encoded by the coding sequence ATGAGAGACAAGCGGATCGTCCATCTCGTCGACGACGAGGAGGCCATAAGAAAGTCCGCAGGGTTCCTGCTGCGGTCCTCGGGCTATCTCGTCCATAGCTACGCGTCCGGCGTAGAGTTCCTGAAGGTCGCCCGGAACGCCGAGGTCGGTTGCGTGCTTCTCGATGTCCGGATGCCTGACATGGACGGGCTTCAGGTGCAGACCGAGATGGCCGCTCGTGGGGTCAACATGCCCGTTGTGGTGGTCACCGGACACGGAGACGTCTCGATCGCCGTGCAGGCGATGAAGGCCGGAGCCATCGACTTCCTTGAGAAGCCCTTCGAGAAGGCGGCCGTGCTCGACGCCGTCGCGCGGGCGTTCGCCCGGCTCGACAATGCCGACATTCGAGCGACGGAAGAGGCCGAAGCGCTGGTGCGCGTTGCAGCGCTAACGCCGCGCGAACAGGAAATCCTGGAGGGTCTGGCCCAAGGCTACCCCAACAAGACTATCGCCTATGATCTGGGCGTGTCTTCGCGCACCGTGGAAGTTCACCGCGCGAGCTTGATGACGAAATTGGGAGTTCACTGCCTTTCCGACGCGCTGAGGATCGCCTTTGCGGCCGGTATGGGGGCGTCCTCCAAGCGCTAG
- a CDS encoding response regulator, giving the protein MPPTTGYTAEQRFTILLSDDDHGVRRSIQLMLTARGYHVRGYTSGRALLADPQSLCADCLIVDYRMPDIDGLALLKGLRSKGWRGGAIMISAYYDPRLEKRAQEAGFDDVIAKPIIFRAVLDAVARHSNDQQRLAGSA; this is encoded by the coding sequence ATGCCCCCGACCACCGGCTATACGGCCGAGCAGCGCTTTACGATCCTGCTGTCGGATGACGATCATGGGGTGCGCCGGTCGATCCAGCTGATGCTGACGGCCCGTGGCTATCACGTGCGGGGATATACCAGCGGGCGCGCCCTTCTGGCCGATCCCCAGTCGTTGTGCGCCGACTGCCTCATCGTCGACTACCGGATGCCCGACATCGACGGCCTGGCGCTTCTCAAGGGTCTCAGGAGTAAGGGCTGGCGGGGCGGCGCCATCATGATCTCCGCCTATTATGACCCGCGGCTGGAAAAGCGGGCGCAAGAGGCCGGCTTTGACGATGTGATCGCAAAGCCGATCATTTTCAGGGCTGTTCTTGACGCTGTGGCGCGACACTCGAATGATCAGCAACGCCTCGCTGGTAGCGCCTGA
- a CDS encoding SRPBCC family protein: MPTNLETLVHIAAPATAVFARLDDQTRLGAHMEQPSAMMGGGRMTFEFDGRRGQAIGSHIKMGGSAFGISLYVDEVVTEREPPRRKAWETVGHPRLLVVGAYRMGFDITPVAGGSDLRVWIAYNLPPGLLGRWLGPFLAPFYAKWCVGQMARDAATYFAQSHSL; the protein is encoded by the coding sequence ATGCCGACAAACCTAGAGACCCTGGTCCATATCGCGGCGCCGGCGACCGCTGTCTTCGCCCGACTCGACGATCAGACTCGGCTGGGCGCGCACATGGAACAGCCCTCCGCGATGATGGGCGGCGGCCGCATGACCTTTGAGTTCGATGGGAGGCGCGGTCAGGCCATAGGCTCCCACATCAAGATGGGCGGCTCGGCGTTCGGAATCTCCCTCTACGTGGACGAAGTCGTGACGGAGCGCGAGCCGCCGCGCCGCAAGGCCTGGGAAACGGTCGGCCACCCACGCCTACTCGTGGTCGGCGCCTACCGGATGGGCTTCGACATCACACCGGTGGCTGGTGGTTCGGACCTGCGCGTCTGGATCGCCTACAACCTTCCGCCGGGCCTGCTCGGCCGCTGGCTAGGCCCGTTCCTGGCGCCATTCTACGCCAAGTGGTGCGTGGGCCAGATGGCGCGCGACGCGGCGACCTATTTTGCCCAGTCCCATTCACTCTAG
- the adhP gene encoding alcohol dehydrogenase AdhP, translating to MEKTMKAAVVRAFGQPLVIEEVRVPQVGPGQILVKIAAAGVCHTDLHAAQGDWPVKPNPPFIPGHEGAGHVVAVGAGVTHVREGDRVGVPWLYSACGHCVHCLGGWETLCELQQNTGYSVNGSFADYVLADPNYVGHLPDNVGFVEIAPVLCAGVTVYKGLKMTEAKPGDWVAISGVGGLGHMAVQYARAMGLNVAAVDIDDQKLALARALGATVTVNALHADPVAVLKKEIGGAHGVLVTAVSPKAFAQALGLVRRGGTVALNGLPPGDFPLSIFDTVLNGITIRGSIVGTRLDLQEALAFAGEGKVRATVSTDRLENINAVFDRMRRGEIEGRVVLDLSDGPRSGS from the coding sequence ATGGAAAAGACAATGAAGGCGGCCGTGGTCCGCGCCTTCGGCCAGCCGCTCGTGATCGAGGAGGTGCGGGTTCCGCAGGTCGGCCCCGGCCAGATCCTGGTCAAGATCGCCGCCGCCGGGGTTTGCCACACCGATCTGCACGCCGCGCAGGGCGATTGGCCGGTCAAGCCCAATCCGCCCTTTATTCCAGGCCATGAGGGCGCCGGCCATGTGGTCGCCGTGGGCGCGGGCGTCACCCATGTCCGGGAAGGAGACCGCGTCGGCGTGCCCTGGCTCTACTCCGCCTGCGGTCACTGCGTTCATTGCCTCGGCGGCTGGGAGACCCTCTGCGAACTGCAGCAAAACACCGGATATTCGGTGAACGGCAGCTTCGCTGACTATGTGCTCGCCGATCCCAACTATGTCGGCCACTTGCCCGACAACGTCGGCTTCGTCGAGATCGCCCCCGTGCTGTGCGCGGGCGTCACGGTCTATAAGGGCCTCAAGATGACCGAGGCCAAGCCGGGCGACTGGGTGGCCATCTCTGGCGTCGGCGGCCTTGGGCACATGGCTGTCCAATACGCTAGAGCGATGGGATTGAACGTCGCCGCCGTCGATATCGATGACCAGAAGCTGGCCCTGGCGCGCGCTCTTGGTGCGACCGTGACCGTCAACGCGCTCCACGCCGACCCGGTGGCGGTGCTCAAGAAGGAGATCGGCGGCGCCCACGGCGTCCTCGTGACCGCCGTCTCGCCAAAGGCCTTCGCCCAGGCGCTGGGCCTGGTGCGCAGAGGCGGCACCGTCGCCCTGAATGGATTGCCGCCGGGGGATTTCCCCCTCTCCATCTTCGACACCGTGCTCAACGGGATCACCATCCGCGGTTCGATCGTCGGCACGCGGCTGGACCTGCAAGAGGCTCTGGCCTTTGCCGGTGAGGGAAAGGTGCGCGCCACCGTCTCGACCGATCGGCTCGAGAACATCAATGCAGTTTTCGACCGCATGCGTCGCGGCGAGATCGAGGGCCGGGTCGTGCTCGACCTGTCGGATGGACCCCGCAGTGGTTCATGA
- a CDS encoding aldehyde dehydrogenase family protein, with translation MFEQAIKTVKSTPLFRERYDNWIGGRWVAPLGGASFTDHSPINGRAIATFASSGPEDVELALDAAHGAKAAWARVSPSDRARMLNRIADRLEDNLEFFALAETIDNGKPIRETRAADVPLAIDHFRYFAGCIRAEEGAISTIDDNTIAYHFREPLGVVGQIIPWNFPLLMAAWKIAPALAAGNCTVIKPASQTPLTLLLFAELTADILPPGVLNVLTGPGGTVGRAIAENPRIAKVSFTGETTTGRQIMHYAADHLIPQTMELGGKSANIFLPDVMDQDDRFLDKALEGFALFAFNKGEVCTCPSRALVHESIFDRFMERALGRVAAIRQGDPLDPVTQVGAQASEDQLRKILGYVEIGKAEGAECLIGGERALPGGELNQGYFVQPTVFVGENRMRIFQEEIFGPVLSVTRFSSVEEAIDIANDTPYGLGGGVWSRNGNNAYRVGRALQAGRVWTNCYHVYPAHAAFGGYKASGFGRENHKMMLDHYQQTKNLLVSYDEAPLGLF, from the coding sequence ATGTTCGAGCAAGCCATCAAGACCGTCAAATCCACGCCGCTCTTCCGCGAGCGCTACGACAACTGGATTGGTGGACGATGGGTCGCGCCGCTCGGCGGCGCCTCATTCACCGACCATAGCCCGATCAATGGCCGCGCCATCGCCACCTTCGCATCGTCCGGGCCTGAAGACGTGGAACTCGCCCTCGACGCCGCTCACGGCGCCAAGGCGGCCTGGGCCCGGGTCTCGCCCTCGGATCGCGCCCGAATGCTCAACCGCATCGCCGACCGGCTGGAGGACAATCTCGAATTCTTCGCCCTCGCCGAGACGATCGACAACGGCAAGCCCATCCGCGAGACGCGCGCCGCTGACGTTCCCTTGGCGATCGACCACTTCCGCTATTTCGCCGGCTGCATCCGAGCGGAGGAAGGCGCCATCTCGACCATCGACGACAACACCATCGCTTACCATTTCCGCGAACCGCTCGGCGTGGTCGGCCAGATCATCCCATGGAATTTCCCGCTGCTGATGGCGGCGTGGAAAATCGCCCCGGCGCTGGCGGCGGGCAACTGCACCGTGATCAAACCTGCCTCTCAGACGCCGCTGACCCTGCTGTTGTTCGCCGAACTGACGGCTGACATCCTGCCGCCGGGCGTCCTCAACGTCCTGACGGGTCCCGGCGGGACCGTCGGTCGCGCGATCGCGGAGAATCCGCGGATCGCCAAGGTGTCCTTCACCGGGGAGACGACGACCGGGCGCCAGATCATGCACTACGCCGCCGACCATCTGATCCCCCAGACGATGGAACTCGGTGGCAAGTCGGCCAACATCTTCCTGCCCGACGTGATGGATCAGGACGATCGCTTCCTCGACAAGGCCCTGGAGGGGTTTGCGCTGTTCGCCTTCAACAAGGGCGAGGTCTGCACCTGCCCATCACGCGCGCTGGTGCATGAATCGATCTTCGACAGGTTCATGGAAAGGGCGCTCGGCCGCGTCGCGGCCATCCGTCAGGGCGACCCGCTGGATCCGGTCACTCAGGTCGGCGCGCAGGCCTCCGAGGACCAACTGCGCAAGATCCTCGGCTATGTCGAGATCGGCAAGGCCGAGGGCGCCGAGTGCCTGATCGGCGGAGAGCGAGCGCTTCCGGGCGGCGAGCTGAACCAGGGCTATTTCGTCCAACCGACCGTGTTCGTCGGTGAGAACCGCATGCGGATCTTCCAGGAAGAGATTTTCGGCCCGGTGCTTTCGGTGACGCGGTTCAGCAGCGTCGAAGAGGCGATCGATATCGCCAATGACACGCCCTACGGCCTTGGCGGCGGTGTCTGGTCGCGCAACGGCAACAACGCCTACCGCGTCGGCCGCGCTCTGCAGGCTGGGCGGGTCTGGACGAACTGCTACCACGTTTACCCGGCCCACGCCGCGTTCGGCGGCTACAAGGCCTCGGGCTTTGGCCGTGAGAACCATAAGATGATGCTGGATCACTACCAGCAAACCAAGAACCTCCTCGTCTCCTACGACGAGGCGCCCCTGGGTCTGTTCTGA
- a CDS encoding four-helix bundle copper-binding protein produces the protein MQDRRGLLVSSLALAAVAAAARAQPTTMAPGQGAMSMQACIDACLATYRLCMETSRHSLEKGGAHAAPGHIAILLDCADLCQATATSMMRGSPIHTVLCEACAKACEACSKNCAGFDDVRMQRCAASCRDCAASCAMMAMTSH, from the coding sequence ATGCAAGACCGCCGCGGACTTCTCGTCTCGAGCTTGGCGCTCGCCGCCGTTGCCGCCGCCGCCCGGGCCCAGCCCACGACCATGGCCCCTGGTCAGGGCGCCATGTCGATGCAGGCCTGCATCGACGCCTGCCTCGCCACCTATCGTCTGTGCATGGAGACGTCCCGGCATAGCCTGGAGAAGGGCGGCGCCCACGCCGCCCCGGGCCATATCGCGATCTTGCTGGATTGCGCCGACCTCTGCCAGGCGACGGCGACGTCGATGATGCGGGGATCGCCGATCCATACGGTCCTCTGCGAGGCCTGCGCCAAGGCCTGCGAGGCCTGTTCGAAGAACTGCGCCGGCTTCGACGATGTGCGGATGCAGCGATGCGCGGCCAGCTGCCGCGACTGTGCGGCCAGCTGCGCGATGATGGCGATGACCAGTCATTGA